A DNA window from Arachis hypogaea cultivar Tifrunner chromosome 18, arahy.Tifrunner.gnm2.J5K5, whole genome shotgun sequence contains the following coding sequences:
- the LOC112772764 gene encoding GATA transcription factor 9, producing MELPEYFIAGYFAATPDQLSPEKRHADQKPGEVFTIDDLLDFSNANTDAITSDGFFNNTAGNSTDVSVVTAVDSCNSSISGSSFRCFAGVDPQFSEEFCVPYDDVAELEWLSNFVEESFPAEEELKTLHLISGVKPQTPQSSSSSDARNAPLFHPETPLPAKARSKRSRAAPGDWSTRVVRVVKTDAEQRPAKKRDGANSEASGRKCLHCAAEQTPQWRTGPMGPKTLCNACGVRYKSGRLVPEYRPAASPTFVSTKHSNSHRKVLELRRQKEMQHHRLIGQSSVFDISNGEDSYLIHRHNRPDYRNV from the exons atggaatTGCCGGAATACTTCATTGCGGGATATTTTGCCGCCACTCCGGACCAACTCTCGCCGGAGAAGCGTCACGCTGACCAGAAGCCCGGCGAGGTTTTCACCATTGACGACCTTCTCGACTTCTCCAACGCCAACACGGACGCTATCACATCTGACGGATTTTTCAACAATACCGCCGGAAACTCCACCGACGTCTCTGTCGTCACCGCCGTCGACAGCTGTAACTCCTCCATTTCCGGCAGCAGCTTCCGCTGCTTCGCCGGAGTGGATCCTCAATTCTCCGAAGAGTTCTGCGTTCcg TATGATGACGTGGCGGAACTGGAATGGCTCTCGAATTTCGTTGAAGAGTCCTTTCCGGCGGAGGAGGAGCTGAAAACTCTTCACCTTATCTCCGGCGTGAAGCCTCAGACACCTCAATCGTCTTCTTCTTCGGATGCTCGAAACGCACCGTTATTCCACCCCGAAACGCCTCTCCCAGCCAAGGCACGAAGCAAGCGCTCACGCGCCGCGCCTGGTGATTGGTCCACGCGCGTGGTTCGGGTTGTTAAAACGGACGCGGAGCAAAGGCCCGCGAAGAAGAGAGATGGGGCGAATTCCGAGGCATCGGGCCGAAAATGCCTGCACTGCGCGGCGGAACAGACGCCGCAGTGGCGAACTGGGCCCATGGGCCCAAAGACATTGTGCAATGCATGCGGGGTAAGGTATAAATCTGGGAGGTTAGTGCCGGAGTACCGGCCCGCTGCAAGCCCAACGTTTGTGTCGACGAAGCATTCAAATTCGCATAGGAAGGTGTTGGAGCTGAGGAGGCAGAAGGAGATGCAGCATCACCGTTTGATTGGTCAGAGTTCGGTTTTCGACATATCCAACGGTGAAGATTCGTATTTGATTCATCGCCACAACCGTCCAGATTATAGGAACGTCTAA